One Mercurialis annua linkage group LG3, ddMerAnnu1.2, whole genome shotgun sequence DNA window includes the following coding sequences:
- the LOC126671184 gene encoding ricin B-like lectin R40G3 has protein sequence MASHSLLSNEPTYKVYCQHGPNFHLTIRYEKVVLAPSDPSDKFQNWHKVERGSLKLKDKQLFSCFALVNKASGQAIKANVDTKQLELIPYNPDVVDESVLWSETHDLGDGYRAIWTTANVHLNLDAFGGEDPIKNGTPVWLWKWHEGHNQRWKFTPQSLKDGGSPVLKGGKPNVTDMKKPQSESSRRYDKIRKEFSAVCARIVEANSKSAADEAVQQLMEILKREVNEFRNDLNELRLKELAEANATSAAMQKQIVALNNKLNSSWCVVM, from the exons ATGGCATCTCATTCTCTCCTATCTAATGAACCCACTTATAAGGTTTACTGTCAACATGGCCCAAATTTTCACCTCACTATCAGATACGAAAAAGTGGTTCTTGCACCTTCTGATCCTTCCGATAAATTTCAA AACTGGCACAAGGTTGAGAGAGGGAGTTTAAAATTGAAGGATAAACAACTTTTTTCCTGCTTTGCTTTAGTTAATAAAGCCAGTGGTCAGGCCATTAAGGCTAATGTAGACACTAAACAA CTCGAGCTGATTCCGTATAATCCGGATGTTGTTGATGAGTCCGTACTTTGGTCGGAAACCCATGATTTGGGTGATGGTTACAGGGCCATTTGGACGACTGCAAATGTCCATCTGAATTTAGATGCTTTCGGTGGCGAAGATCCCATCAAAAATGGTACTCCTGTTTGGCTCTGGAAGTGGCATGAAGGGCATAATCAGAGATGGAAGTTTACTCCTCAAA GCTTGAAAGATGGAGGAAGTCCAGTTTTAAAAGGCGGTAAACCTAACGTGACTGACATGAAG AAACCGCAATCTGAGTCTTCTAGACGGTATGACAAGATCAGGAAGGAATTCAGCGCAGTGTGTGCGCGAATAGTTGAAGCTAATTCCAAAAGTGCAGCTGATGAAGCCGTGCAGCAGCTGATGGAGATATTGAAAAGAGAGGTTAATGAGTTCAGGAATGATTTGAATGAGTTGAGACTTAAAGAATTAGCTGAAGCTAATGCCACAAGTGCAGCAATGCAAAAGCAAATAGTggcattaaataataaattaaattcaagCTGGTGCGTGGTGATGTAA
- the LOC126675072 gene encoding ricin B-like lectin R40G3, with protein sequence MEFPFGHHHSHTHHRRNDDGDDPERRQFYPPSNTTPPPPFSRENEFDQFPPPPPPAYFQEPSFAPPPPFQETQVYHTSHNQELNSDYPPPPTQVTHVSHQRFDLDPETENSNSFRPHLPTFVQHHTHQSNLDFSNRPTYKVYCKADPNFHLTIRDGSVVLAPSDPSDQFQNWFKDEKYSTRVRDEEGHPCFALVNKASGEVMKHSIGDTQPVQLIPYNPDVLDQSILWSESKDLGDGYRTVRMINNIRLNVDAFHGDKNSGGVRNGTTIVLWKWNKGDNQRWRIIPQ encoded by the exons ATGGAATTTCCCTTTGGCCACCACCACTCTCACACCCACCACCGCAGAAATGACGACGGCGATGATCCCGAAAGAAGACAATTCTACCCTCCATCCAACACTACTCCACCGCCACCTTTTTCCAGAGAAAATGAATTCGATCAATTCCCACCGCCACCGCCACCAGCTTACTTTCAAGAACCAAGCTTCGCACCACCGCCGCCATTTCAAGAAACCCAAGTCTACCATACATCTCATAATCAAGAACTGAACTCCGATTACCCACCACCACCAACTCAAGTGACCCATGTTTCTCATCAAAGATTTGATCTCGATCCTGAAACTGAAAATTCCAATTCTTTTAGGCCCCATTTGCCAACTTTTGTTCAGCATCACACCCATCAATCTAATTTGGACTTCTCCAATAGACCAACTTATAAGGTTTATTGCAAAGCTGACCCCAATTTTCACCTCACTATTCGAGATGGGAGTGTTGTTCTTGCTCCTTCTGATCCCTCTGATCAGTTCCAA AACTGGTTTAAGGATGAGAAATACAGCACAAGAGTGAGGGATGAAGAGGGTCATCCTTGCTTTGCTTTGGTTAATAAAGCTAGCGGTGAGGTTATGAAACATTCCATTGGAGACACTCAACCA GTGCAGCTGATACCTTATAATCCGGATGTTCTTGATCAGTCTATTCTCTGGTCTGAGAGCAAGGATTTGGGTGATGGTTACAGAACTGTGAGGATGATTAACAACATCCGCTTGAATGTGGATGCTTTCCATGGCGACAAAAACTCTGGGGGTGTCCGCAATGGTACCACCATCGTGCTGTGGAAATGGAACAAAGGAGATAATCAGCGGTGGAGGATTATTCCACAGT GA
- the LOC130014506 gene encoding ricin B-like lectin R40G3 encodes MKSHSLLHLKCDLSNKLTYKIHCQHGPNFHLTIRDEKVVLAPSDPSDEFQNWCMVERFIVAVKDKQLFSCFALVNKASGQAIKANGDTKQLELIPYDQDVVDESILWSETHDLGDGYRAICMTANVHLNLDAFGGEDPIKNGTPIWLWKWNEGHNQRWKFTQCLNEGGSRDLEGDELTVTDMNNPHCESCRRDELRNEWNAACAQIAEANSKSAAGVQQQMEILKREINELRNDLNELRLKEVDEEIETMGTDIASLWRAIRDKKKKLHF; translated from the exons ATGAAATCTCATTCTCTCCTTCACCTAAAATGCGACCTTTCTAATAAACTCACTTATAAGATTCACTGTCAACACGGCCCAAATTTTCACCTCACTATTAGAGACGAAAAAGTGGTTCTTGCACCTTCTGATCCTTCCGATGAATTTCAA AACTGGTGCATGGTTGAGAGATTCATTGTCGCAGTGAAGGATAAACAACTTTTCTCCTGCTTTGCTTTAGTTAATAAAGCCAGTGGTCAGGCCATTAAGGCTAATGGAGACACTAAACAA CTCGAGCTGATACCATATGATCAAGATGTTGTTGATGAGTCCATACTTTGGTCGGAAACCCATGATTTGGGTGATGGTTACAGAGCCATTTGCATGACTGCGAACGTCCATCTGAATTTGGATGCTTTCGGCGGTGAAGATCCCATCAAAAATGGTACTCCTATTTGGCTCTGGAAGTGGAATGAAGGGCATAATCAGAGATGGAAGTTTACTCAAT GCTTGAACGAAGGAGGAAGTCGAGATTTGGAAGGCGATGAACTTACTGTGACTGACATGAAT AATCCGCATTGCGAGTCTTGTAGACGGGATGAGTTGAGGAATGAATGGAACGCAGCGTGTGCGCAAATAGCTGAAGCAAATTCCAAAAGTGCAGCTGGTGTGCAGCAGCAGATGGAGATATTGAAAAGAGAGATTAATGAGTTAAGGAATGATTTGAATGAATTGAGACTTAAAGAAGTAGATGAAGAAATTGAGACAATGGGGACAGACATTGCGTCTTTGTGGCGTGCAATTagagataaaaagaaaaaactacatttttaa